ATGCTGCTACAGAGGCTTTTACTGGTACTAAAAGCGCCCATATAATAGGCAAAAAGCTAGAGGCTACAGCTGGTGAGATTCAAGCTGGAACAATACGTCAGAGATATAGAGAATGCTTAGAAAGAGGTGTCCCAATCACCTACGAAGAGTGCTTGGTTTTCCAAGGTGAAGAAAATTGGGCGCTAACTACAATTAACCCACTCAAAAATCATGAAGGTAGAATTTATCGTTTGGTGGGAACAACATATAATATTACCGAGCGTAAAAGAACAGAAGCTCAGCTCAAGCAGCAAAAAGAAGACTTAGAAATAGCAGTTCAAGAACTCCAGCAAACTCAAATGCACCTTGTCCAAAGTGAGAAAATGTCAGGTTTGGGACAACTGGTAGCAGGTATTGCCCATGAAATCAACAATCCTGTGAACTTTATTTACGGAAATCTCGTCCATGCTAACAACTATATCCAAAACCTACTGGAATTCGTGCAACTCTACCAACAACACTATCCCGATCCCATACTTGAAATTCAGGATTTAGCACAAGAAATAGACTTAGAGTTCCTCATTGAGGACTTGCCTCGACTGCTCAATTCTATGAAAGTTGGGGCACGGCGCATTCAGGAGATTGTACTATCTCTACGCACTTTCTCTCGCATGGATGAAGCCGATATGAAAGAGGTCGATATTCATGAGGGTATTGACAGCACACTGATGATTCTAGAACATCGCATTAAAGCTACACCTAACCGTTGTGCCATTGAAGTTATTAAAGAATACGGCAACTTGCCCTTAGTGGAATGTTACGCTGGGCAGCTCAACCAAGTATTTATGAATATTTTGGCAAATGCGATCGATGCTTTGGAAGAGAGACTGGGGAAAGAGTTATCCCAGTCCCTAATCCCCAATACCCAATCCCCAATTCCCCAAATTCGCATTCGTACCCAAATTCTCAGGCCAAATCAAGTAACAATTGCTATTGCTGATAACGGCTTGGGAATACCAGAGTTAGCCAAAAAGCGGCTATTTGAACCTTTTTTTACTACTAAGCCTATCGGCAAAGGCACTGGTATGGGGCTGTCTATTAGCTATCAGATTATTTCTCAAAAACACGGCGGCTCCTTGGAATGTATTTCTCAGATAGGAAGTGGCACTGAGTTTGTGATTACTATTCCGCTTCGCCAAGAGTAAATTACTAGGTTTTTCTATTTTCTATGTTGTAGGTAGAATTTAGAATAAATTAGACAACGCTGTCATTCTCAGCTTGTGTTAGATAACCCTAAAGTTTTATCTTGCTTATAGATTTTCCCAAATTTAACATGGCTAATAACCTCATGGTAACTGTATATATAATAATAAATTTTTTCCCAAAAATTGAAAAATTTATTGTGTAGTTGCTGATCTCCAATTAGTTTTAATAAAGGTATTTTGATGCAACGGATACAAAAATTACCTATGAAAATAAGTTATGTTTATTGACAGTAGCATCTATTTAGACTATTTATTAAAATTATTATGTGGATCAATATTTTAAAATTCATAAATAATGACTAATGTTTTGATTTCACTTATTATAACTAATGTTTTTCAGATAAAAAACATGAATTATTTTTTATCCAAAGTATATATTAATAAAACATTATTTTTGACAAATAAATTATTGAATAATTTATTGTTAATGTTTACAATCCCACAATTTATATCCAGAAAAGAGGAACTATAAAATAACAGATAATAATTTCCACTTTACTAAAATTAAGTCCTGAATACATGGGGAGCTTTCATTAGGATTTATTATGCATCATTCAACATGAAATAATTCATACCTTTGATTGTGTCAGCTTTTTTAAAGCTTGACTATTAGTATATAATACTAGCAAAATCGACACCTTCTATTCCAAAAACTTGGTCGCCAATATTATGAATCAAGAATTGAAAGTTAAAGTTATTAAGCTCAGCGGGATTGTTAACACTACCAATTCACAAGAATTGCGAGAAAATATAACTACTCTTCTAGACAGCGGTGCAAAAACTGTTCTAGTCGATTGTCAAGATGTAACATTTATGGATAGTTCTGCTTTGGGTGCTTTGGTATTAGCATTTAAAACATTACGGGCGGCAGATACGAAGCTGGTTCTCTGCTCGATTAATGAACAAGTCAGAATATTATTTGAACTGACTGGTATGGATAAAGTATTTGAAATATTTCCTAATCAAGATAAATTTAATGAGGTTGTACTATCCAAAAATTAATTAATCAAATTTAATTTTTAGGATTGATAAATCATCATCAAAAGCCTCTTTGGAGTTCAAAGCAATCAGGTAATTCAATATCTGATCTAGTTGGGAATCAACAGTATGTTGTACACTAACAAGTATATGGATAAAAGCATCTAAACTCCAAAGAGTGCCATCTGATTTAGTAATTTCGTAAGCACCATCACTAAAAATATAAAGACTGCTAGATTTTTCTACATAGCAACAAGCATCAACATATTTTGCTTCTGGAAACATGCCAACTGGCATACCAGGAGTTCTCAAGAGTTGAACTTGAGTATTTTTGAGAGATGTGCCAGAAACTAGTATTGCTGGCGGATGACCTGCGCTAGCATAAGTTAACTGTTGCTTGACTCGGTTATAAACTCCGTACCAGATAGTAAAGTATTTATCATTTTGATAATTCATTTGGAAGGTTTCATTCAAAGCTTGGAGTACATCACTGGGTTGATAGTAATTCAAACCTTTGAGGGCGCGGGAACGCAGGAGATTCAGCACTGAAATAGAGGGAAGAGTAGCTTTGAGTCCATGTCCAGCAGTATCTAATAAATAGACTGCCAGATAATTGTCATCTAGCCAATAGTAATCGAAACAATCACCACCGAGTTGCCGCGAGGGAATAAATCGGGAATCCACCTCGAAGGGTTCAGTGAGAGGTAAAGGTAGAAGCGATCGCACGTATTCTGCTGCTTCTCCTAGTTCTGTTTCTAAAAGTAACTTTTGAGTCTGCAAATCCCGACTCAATTGATGTAGGCGTAATCCGGCTCTCACTCTTGCTTTTAGTTCATTTTGCTCGATTGGTTTAGTGATAAAATCATCAGCACCAGCATCCAGTCCTTTGACGCGATCGGCGACCGAATCCAAAGAAGTTAATAAAATAAAGAACGTCGTGGATAAATTGGGGTCTGTTTTAATGCGATTACACACCTCTAATCCATTCAAACCTGGCATTATCCAATCGCAAATAATCATTGCTGGACGGTAAGCTATTGCTTGTGTAATTCCTTCGTCTCCGTCACTAGCAGCTACTACCTCATAACCCTGCTTTTCCAACATCCTTTTGAGGAATATTTGTATTGAAATGTCATCATCAATTACTAGTATTTGAAACATGTAAAGTTATGGTATGATTGGCTAAAAAAACTGATTATAAAAAAATAAATAATCAAAATATGCTAATAGGGAATGGGTAAATAGCATGACTAGAGTCATACTACTTGCTCATTCCCTATTGTCCCTCGACTTCATGACCTTTTGCTAGTCATAAATAAAATATTATGGAGGTGAAAGAGGATTTAACCACAAGAGGGTGGCGCGTTTTAGCTGGTTCAAGTCGCGGTATACTTCTTGCTTAAACCATTGCCCTAAAGCGTCAAAGGGAGTAAAAGATGCTCCTGGTTGCCATTTAATGTCTTGCCCTAGGGGTGTGGTGTGAGTTCCTGGTAAGGTTTGTGTTGTCACCATGTCAGAAAAGCGTTGTTGCAATATTTTGGTTAAAGTTGCTGATTGATCAATAGTGTCGTTGCTAAATTTGATTAATAAGTTGCGACGGATGTTATAGCGTTCCAGGATAATCTGGTTAGTTTCCAAGGGCGAGGGGGTAAACTCAATTGTCAAAGTAGAATTTAATTGCTCTACTAACGGAATAGCATCCTTGGCTGCGTAATTATTGAAGGATATTAATATATTCCCAGCCCGTTCTACAGGGAAAAGACTGCCGATGAGCAAGTGGAGTTTACAACCCATACTGTGGCCGATGCCGTAGGTGGGGAGGTAGAGTTTACGTAATGCCGTAGAATCATGTAATCGTTCTAAAGTACGATCAAAATTCAGCAGTACAGATTTAGCGATCGCTATATGATCCAAAGTATTGACAAACGGCGTAGCAATGATGACATAACCCTTACTGGCCAACTGTTCCAAGAACCAGCGATAAGTCAGGTGGGGTGCAGTGGCGACAAATGCACCTCCCAAGAAATGGATGATACCGATGGGATTACGGGGAATGATTACCCAATTACCTCTAACTTCTTTCCAGTCCATGCCTGTAGGCGATCGCTTTATTTACACTACTTTATGTTAGACCCTGGATTGCAGCCTTGGGTTAGTTTGTCATAAAACCTATGAGTTAGGAGTTAGGAGTTAGGAGTTAGTAGTGAAGAACTATCTCCCCATTGCCCCCCAACCCCAGAGGGGGCCCCAATGCCCCCCATCTCCCTATCCCCCTAACCCCTGTGCCTCATCTTGATTCTGCAATTTTTTCATTTCATATTGCACATCTAATGCAATTTGTAATGCTTCATTTAGTAACCGTCCATGTTCAGTAGCCTGTTCACTAACTTGCATTGCAGTTAAAGTTGCTAAATTATTGACAAATAATTCTGTATTTCTCAAAATAAAATTCTTATTTTCTCTCAAAATCCTTTCTGTTTTTAAAGCACGGACTAAATCAGTTCTTGTAAGTTGTAGTGCTTCTATGACTTTCTCCCTTTTTTGAATACTAACTCCTGGATTTCCAGCTTCTTCTATTTGATCATTGATATCTATTGCTTTAATAACGGCATTATATCTATCAACATCGTATAAAAGAGTTTGCAGGGAATGCGTCATATTAGCCTTGAGGGTTTTTAGTCTCTTTTTCCACCAAAAATATAAAAATATTTGTGTGAAACTTCCACCCCATAACAATAAAAAGATTAATAATAACCAGGATGGAATTGTAATCCATGTTGCAAAGATTTTAATGAAAATATCAAATAATACATAACTAAAAACAACCGTAGAGAAACTGAGAAAAACTACAGTTGCACCCTCAGAACCTTTGATTTTTTCGAGAATCTGTTTGACAATTTTATTGAAAGGATTAATAATGATTATTAATTCATCTTTAACAGGCAAATTAGTCAAAATTTGTAGTTCCTTTTGACTAATCTCCAAGCCATGTAAATCATTACGCACAGCTTTCCCCATTTTTGGAAAAATAATTAGTTTAATACAATATAGCAATCAAATTAATAGATTGCTTCTGAAATAGGCATTTTATCCAAAACTTCTTAATTAGGTGAATGGGTTTAGTTCAGATATTTAATATCTGTAGAATATGATACTTGCGTAATCAAATATTTATTGTCTAGAACTAAGGTAGAATAAGGCACATTCAACAGTCTACTAATGTAGAGGATATACAACAGGTAATTATCTGAACAAACTGCTATTTAAAACCCTGTAATCAATTTTGAGTTGAGGGTGTCAATAGTCAATAGTCCAAAAAAGCTTAATTAAAAACGCCTGTTTGCAAGGGCGGAGGGAACCTTTGCAGGCAACTGGCTCCTCTTGACTGTGGACTGTTGACAACCCTAACCTTTATTTAGTATGCCAGTTGCATAAGTCGTATATTTTCAGCTTTGTTTCCATACTAATTGTACTTAGATTATGTCTGAAAGGAAAATTATTGATACTTGACAAACATCCTCTAAGCCCCATAAACACGACGATGGTGCATCATGTTTATGGTAAACCCGATTTTTCTACAAGGGTAATACTCCCAACTGCCCCACCCACAAGGGGATGTGGTTTTAGACGCGATCAATAAGAATACTGTGAAGGTAGTAAAGAAACAATGAATCATCACAACTTAAAAGCTACCGCTGAAACTGTACATCTAGGTGGTTTCTCGCATTTGTTAAAACCAGCGCTAACTATTGATTCTGGCGATACCATAGACGTAGAAACTTACAGTGGTTACTACGTTTACGACAAAGCACCACCAGAGTTTCTCACACCAGAATTTCTAAATATCTGCCAAAATCTTGCCCCAGAACGTAAAATTGCAGCGGGGCCGCATTTATTGACAGGGCCAATTTACGTACAGGATGCAGAACCAGGGGATGTTTTGGAAGTAAGATTAGAAGCGATCGCACCTAGTTTACCTGTTGGCTTCAATGCCATTCGTGCAGGTTGGGGTGCTTTACCACAGCAGTTTTCTCAACCCGCCCTGAGATTCATTCCCCTAGATTTAGTTAACAACATCGCCGAATTTCCCCATAACAGCGGTATCAAAATTCCTCTCAAACCCTTTTTTGGCATTCTTGGTGTCGCCACTCCAGAAAATGCGCGAACTTCAATTCCGCCTGGATGTTATGGTGGTAATATCGACAACCGCGAACTGCAAACAGGTTCTCGTGTATTTTTGCCTATTTTCGTTCCAGGTGCGCTGTTTTCTATCGGCGATGGGCATTCAGCACAGGGAGATGGCGAAGTTAACGTTACCGCTATTGAAACTTCCATGAACGGTAGAATCATGCTCAAACTTCGTAAGGATTTGCAACTAACAACACCCATTGCTGAAACACCTACTGATATTATCACAATGGGGTTTGCTGAAACATTAGATGCAGCCTTAGAACTGGCTCTGCAAAATATGATTGATTTTTTGGAGAGGTTCACAAATTTGTCGGCAGAAGATGCCTATGTTTTGTGTAGTTTAGCGGTGAATTTTCGCATCACTCAAGTTGTAAATAGCCCTCAAAAAGGGGTTCATGCTATGCTACCAAAATCAATTTTTGCAAATAAAATTAGTTTGTAATTAGCAGGAAAAAATAGTTTTGTATGTCTAATATACTTATCCAAATGTTACTTATCGGTCTTGTGGCTGGCGTTGCAGGCGGTATGTTTGGTATCGGTGGCGGTGCAATTATGGTGCCAGCAATGGTACTGCTAGTTGGTCTGGATCAGAAGTTTGCTACTGGCACTTCTATTGCTGCACAAATCTTACCAATTGGTCTTCTGGGAGCAGCAGTTTACTATCGTAGTGGCAACATTAATTTCAAATATGCTGTACTAATTGCTATTGGTTTATTAATTGGGAATTTATTTGGAGCTTTGTTTGCTAATCAGCCATTTATTAGTAGTGAGACAATGAAAAAACTATATGGTGTCTTTTTACTACTGATTGGTATACGGTATTTAGTAGGGCGTTAGAATTGGGAATTGGGAATTGGGAATTGGGAATGGGCAATGGGGAATTGAGAAGTAAAATAGGCTTTATGCCTGGGGAACAGACCTATCCCGCTTTTGTCACTCTCCGGGAGGGTAATCCCTAGAAGCCTCATCAGGCAATCAATACAAGCTATCCTATTAGAAAAAAATGGGTGTTGTATTTGTTATTAGAAAAAAATCGTGTTAACCCTTGGTAGATAAAAGCTCTAGAATTCAGAAATGGCAAATGTTTTCGGAGAGTGACAGAACAGGGATAGTAGAGAATATTAGGAAAATCATTGTCTGCAATACCAGAATTTCTACAGTTGAGAACAACTAATTACTATCAAACTTTGTGTACATGATGGATTATCGAATCAATCTAATTTAGTATGATTTACGACCAATCAGAGTTTGATTTGCGCTGTGAGTGGGGGCCACAAGGAGTTGCTCAACTTGCTTCTATTAGTGATGTAGTTGTGATAGTTGATATTCTTTCTTTTTCTACCTGCGTAGAAATTGCCACCAACAATGGTGCGATAATTTTTCCTTACCCATATAGAGATGAATCAGTTATAGATTATGCCAAGTCAGTGCAAGCAGAGTTGGCAAGTCATCGACAACGTTGGACTACAACGGGATATTCTCTTTCTCCAAAGTCGGTAACTCAAATTCCTGCTGGAACTAGACTAGTTTTACCTTCACCTAATGGTTCTTTTCTCACTTTACAAACTGGGAATACACCAACTTTGGCTGGCTGTTTACGAAATTGCCAAGCTGTAGCGCAGTTTGCCCAAAACTACGGCAAGAAAATTGCACTGATTCCTGCTGGTGAGAGGTGGAAAGATGATGGTAGTCTACGACCTGCATTTGAAGATTTAATTGGTGCTGGAGCAATTCTTAGTGACTTGCAAGGAAGTCTATCACCAGAAGCTGAAGTAGCTGTGGCAACATTTAAGACTTTCCAGAAAGATTTACTTGGTTATTTGCAAAAGTGTAGTTCTGGGAAAGAGTTAATTGCAGCAGGTTTTGAGTCAGATGTTGAACTGGCGTCTATGTACAACGTTAGTGATTGCGTGCCTTTGTTTAGAGAAAATGTTTATACCAATTACAGGCTACAACAAGCTTAATTAAATATCACAATCTTAAGTTGACTAATTTCGGCTTCTTAGATGAAAAATAACTCAAGTGTAAAGTTTTATATTAATACGTGACATCCTTAGTACAACCATAATATATATGATCATGTCAAATAACTTAATTCATCAGGTTTTACCAGTCATATCTATACTCTTATGAAAAAATATAAATTTATTTATTTAAGTATCTTATCATCTATATTATCGATATCTACAAATTTATTTGTTTCTCACTTATCTCTGGCTGATTCAAAAGATAATACTACAGAAACAAATACAAAGAACACAGATTTAATTTGTTTAAAATACCCTGAAACAGAGTATCCAGAAGCGAAATCTTACTGCGATGCATTGGTGAATACTAAAATCATTAAATCTAACCAAATTTGGAAAAATTTGACAGCAATCAATGAGCAAAACAAAAAAATTATCTGGGAAAATAATGATAAAGTGAATGGCCGTCTATTAGTAGTCTATTGGACAACGTGGGATGGATATAGAGACAAAGTTAATCAAGATATAAAAACCACGCGAGATACTTGGATCACAGTTGCACCAGAATTAGAAGAATTTTGCAAACAATTTACTGTTAATCCAAAAATTAGCTTACCTTACAGAATCAATCAATTATTGGGATTAGCACCAGAAAATACTGACAAAATAAAGAAGCGTAAATTTGTAAAATTTTGGGTAAAGAAAGAAGATTTATTTAGACCTACACCAGATCCAGAAATTACTGACCATGAAGCAGAATTAAATTTTCCAGATTTAAATGATTTTATAGTTATCTCTGATAAATATAAATTTTGGTTTTTGCAGCAATTAATGACTAATGATTATCCTTGGACTAAACTAGGATATACCTATGATTGGGGGAAGCACAGTGACTGGGTAAAAATTGATC
Above is a window of Nostoc sp. UHCC 0702 DNA encoding:
- a CDS encoding SpoIIE family protein phosphatase; its protein translation is MFQILVIDDDISIQIFLKRMLEKQGYEVVAASDGDEGITQAIAYRPAMIICDWIMPGLNGLEVCNRIKTDPNLSTTFFILLTSLDSVADRVKGLDAGADDFITKPIEQNELKARVRAGLRLHQLSRDLQTQKLLLETELGEAAEYVRSLLPLPLTEPFEVDSRFIPSRQLGGDCFDYYWLDDNYLAVYLLDTAGHGLKATLPSISVLNLLRSRALKGLNYYQPSDVLQALNETFQMNYQNDKYFTIWYGVYNRVKQQLTYASAGHPPAILVSGTSLKNTQVQLLRTPGMPVGMFPEAKYVDACCYVEKSSSLYIFSDGAYEITKSDGTLWSLDAFIHILVSVQHTVDSQLDQILNYLIALNSKEAFDDDLSILKIKFD
- a CDS encoding DUF1350 family protein, translated to MDWKEVRGNWVIIPRNPIGIIHFLGGAFVATAPHLTYRWFLEQLASKGYVIIATPFVNTLDHIAIAKSVLLNFDRTLERLHDSTALRKLYLPTYGIGHSMGCKLHLLIGSLFPVERAGNILISFNNYAAKDAIPLVEQLNSTLTIEFTPSPLETNQIILERYNIRRNLLIKFSNDTIDQSATLTKILQQRFSDMVTTQTLPGTHTTPLGQDIKWQPGASFTPFDALGQWFKQEVYRDLNQLKRATLLWLNPLSPP
- a CDS encoding STAS domain-containing protein, encoding MNQELKVKVIKLSGIVNTTNSQELRENITTLLDSGAKTVLVDCQDVTFMDSSALGALVLAFKTLRAADTKLVLCSINEQVRILFELTGMDKVFEIFPNQDKFNEVVLSKN
- a CDS encoding sulfite exporter TauE/SafE family protein; amino-acid sequence: MSNILIQMLLIGLVAGVAGGMFGIGGGAIMVPAMVLLVGLDQKFATGTSIAAQILPIGLLGAAVYYRSGNINFKYAVLIAIGLLIGNLFGALFANQPFISSETMKKLYGVFLLLIGIRYLVGR
- a CDS encoding acetamidase/formamidase family protein, whose amino-acid sequence is MNHHNLKATAETVHLGGFSHLLKPALTIDSGDTIDVETYSGYYVYDKAPPEFLTPEFLNICQNLAPERKIAAGPHLLTGPIYVQDAEPGDVLEVRLEAIAPSLPVGFNAIRAGWGALPQQFSQPALRFIPLDLVNNIAEFPHNSGIKIPLKPFFGILGVATPENARTSIPPGCYGGNIDNRELQTGSRVFLPIFVPGALFSIGDGHSAQGDGEVNVTAIETSMNGRIMLKLRKDLQLTTPIAETPTDIITMGFAETLDAALELALQNMIDFLERFTNLSAEDAYVLCSLAVNFRITQVVNSPQKGVHAMLPKSIFANKISL
- a CDS encoding 2-phosphosulfolactate phosphatase — translated: MIYDQSEFDLRCEWGPQGVAQLASISDVVVIVDILSFSTCVEIATNNGAIIFPYPYRDESVIDYAKSVQAELASHRQRWTTTGYSLSPKSVTQIPAGTRLVLPSPNGSFLTLQTGNTPTLAGCLRNCQAVAQFAQNYGKKIALIPAGERWKDDGSLRPAFEDLIGAGAILSDLQGSLSPEAEVAVATFKTFQKDLLGYLQKCSSGKELIAAGFESDVELASMYNVSDCVPLFRENVYTNYRLQQA